The following are encoded together in the Robertmurraya sp. FSL R5-0851 genome:
- the brnQ gene encoding branched-chain amino acid transport system II carrier protein gives MQQKIPFSTYALIGTMLFGLYFGAGNLIFPIQLGQLAGTNFWPALIGFLVTAIGLPFLGILAIGLSGSTGLRDLASRVHPLFGVVFAMALYLTIGPFFAIPRTATVPFVVGFEPYINPDSASLWLGLFSLVFFAIVYYFSLNPAKIMDYVGKYLTPAFLLFLFILIVTAILKPMGNFGEPTGEYKNLAFMTGFKEGYNTMDALASLAFGIVVINAIKSQGITETKAIAKATWQSGVFAMGLMTLIYGLITFMGASSITAVGTFTNGGEIFAAVSQHYFGSFGNILLAIIIVLACLKTSIGLITACSEFFHNVFPKVSYRWFVLMLCIVSFAIANFGLNNIILFSIPVLMFLYPLAIVLILLALFSPLFKGKQSVFAASMLLTFFVSIIDGYSTLATYLPGATVGLFESVKTFYVNYLPLYQIGLGWMLPAFIGVIIGLIWPSKTK, from the coding sequence ATGCAACAGAAAATACCGTTTTCCACTTATGCATTGATCGGTACAATGCTATTCGGTCTTTACTTTGGTGCAGGAAATTTAATTTTTCCTATCCAATTAGGCCAACTTGCAGGTACAAACTTTTGGCCAGCACTTATTGGATTTTTAGTCACAGCCATTGGCCTCCCCTTTTTAGGTATTCTTGCAATTGGATTATCAGGAAGTACAGGCCTTCGTGATTTAGCAAGTCGGGTGCATCCACTTTTTGGTGTCGTATTTGCGATGGCCCTTTACTTAACGATTGGACCGTTCTTCGCGATCCCACGAACGGCAACAGTACCATTCGTTGTTGGCTTCGAACCGTATATCAATCCAGATTCAGCAAGTTTATGGCTCGGACTATTTAGCCTTGTATTTTTTGCCATTGTTTATTATTTCTCTTTAAACCCAGCAAAGATTATGGACTACGTTGGAAAGTATTTAACACCGGCCTTTTTACTATTTTTATTTATTTTAATTGTGACTGCGATTTTGAAGCCGATGGGTAACTTTGGTGAACCAACTGGTGAGTATAAAAACTTAGCCTTTATGACTGGCTTTAAAGAAGGCTATAACACGATGGATGCCCTTGCCTCCCTTGCCTTCGGAATTGTTGTTATCAACGCGATTAAGAGTCAGGGAATTACCGAAACGAAAGCCATTGCTAAAGCGACTTGGCAGTCAGGTGTATTTGCGATGGGACTTATGACGCTCATTTATGGTCTTATTACGTTTATGGGTGCATCTAGTATAACCGCAGTTGGAACGTTTACGAATGGCGGGGAGATATTTGCTGCCGTTTCTCAGCATTACTTCGGATCATTCGGTAATATTTTATTAGCGATTATTATTGTTCTCGCTTGTTTAAAAACGAGTATTGGACTTATTACGGCGTGTAGTGAATTTTTCCATAATGTATTTCCAAAAGTAAGTTACCGTTGGTTTGTGCTTATGTTATGTATCGTTTCTTTTGCCATTGCTAATTTCGGTTTGAACAATATCATTTTGTTTTCTATCCCAGTATTAATGTTCCTATATCCGTTAGCGATTGTTCTAATTTTATTGGCTTTATTTTCACCGCTATTTAAAGGCAAACAAAGCGTTTTCGCTGCTTCGATGCTACTCACATTCTTTGTCAGTATCATTGATGGGTATAGCACATTAGCAACTTATTTACCTGGAGCGACTGTAGGATTGTTTGAGAGTGTTAAAACTTTTTATGTGAATTATTTACCACTATATCAAATTGGCCTTGGGTGGATGCTGCCCGCTTTTATTGGCGTGATCATTGGGTTGATTTGGCCGAGTAAAACGAAATAG
- a CDS encoding GH32 C-terminal domain-containing protein, giving the protein MIRKLKWKKVFSVLLILVLMYQSFIPFSVPVHSASLPVVKDEIYRPGYHFTPEKNWMNDPNGMVYYNGEYHLFYQHNPTDKVWGPMYWGHAISKDLVNWEHYPISVYPDENGFAWSGSAVVDYENTSGLGTKENPPMVALYTSELGGDNQHVSVSYSGDSGRTWSTLEQNPIISMPNELKASNGGSGVFRDPKVFWHEQTKQWMFVITSGKRIDIYSSTNLLDWKKVSEFSDPKAAELGLWECPDLFELPLYDTNGNQTGSKWVLTVSINPTPTGGTGMHYYVGEFNGTTFTPDDNSKPLNWADYGADFYAAVTWSNTVEQPEDGRRIWLGWMNNPAQYAGQIPTSTWRGATTVPRELSLVETNEGVRLKQQPVKELISLRDTANEVKIANQKFSTINVLENVTADMFELEAEFNLNETSASEFGFQVRKGDNEGTTISYQVADGKLSVNRTQSGETDFHKDFPSIQYTNLTVNDGILHVKLLVDRSSVEVFAEEGTAVFTNQIFPSETSKKIELYAKDGEVSLRSLSFYPLKEASFTKFVEDVDVENLPNTIENPNFETGDLTGWTTTGSAFRAPVSDVKSFWGGPFEHEGIYHSWGFLGAKSDDKSDLRTGVMKSSNFVLEGNGVIDFLVGGGQDLNTLYVALVNASTGEELMKATGANTEKYRRVKWDASEYLGEALFIKVVDYHSGGFGHINVDDFHVFNEDVGKQDDLINPGFETGDLTGWTAEGNAFNGTVTDQATYWDTQIPFEHQGKYHLWGFNGADPNGADQRTGTLTSNIFELSGNGDVSFLVGGGDEMDGEKKYDLYVALVRASDGKELFKATGPESESYKRVTWKASEYVGEKVYIKVVDQHIGGFGHLNVDDFQVKGRGMLSHWSFDEQKGHTALESVKNEQLKVEYVFNEAKYKPSTDPLWRKGVVGQALLFDGYSTYINQPIKKAAQPSDALTIEAWVAPRSYEWGDLGQLSAIVNQHNKAQGEGYILGMGRHGKWSFQAGMNGEWKEVWAKEDKPLEKDQWSYIVATFDQDEKKMKLFLNGDLVGEVDTPRNATITATENNLLIGKHNSAAVLSSFTANMFNGMIDDLKIYNKALSEEEIKSHYQQVITSHENEQLPLPDLSFDRSVYDGDRYRPQYHFLSPGHWMNEPHAPFYYNGKYHLFYQHNPQGPYWHQIHWGHAVSDDMVHWEDAPVALAPSGVSPDGVWSGSASFDENGEPVLFFTAGDDSKTPNQMTGLAKPMDVQDPMLKMWDMLEHPVTVQAPDLPAEEGKVMYGQFRDPFVWQDGDTWYQIVGSGIENVGGSALLYTSKDLENWEYNGPFFTGNSKAYPKTGDVWELPVFLPIGKDANGEQKYAFFINPWFKSYSEHNVKYVFHWVGSWDKEKNKFIPDHEEPKLFDYGVHFTGPSGMIDDKGRSILFSIAQDRRTDQEHYDAGWAHNAGLPLELSLLKNGELGVEPIKELETLRGKQLINIRNSSLSKANKKLEKVKGDMLEIILEIKAKSDEKYGIKVRQSGDSSEEVNLYFDETNEQFGVDASKMSVDPDVAKTSSSGTLSTEGENVKLHIFLDRSMIETYANGQKSITTRAYPTKADALGLELWSKNGKANIVSMKVYEMGSAYSDTVVQAYYGDDTPKEEIPHGELMNHDFQTGDLTGWTIVEGNTFTNDHVTNKNDWGWGGPFGQATTSTDPNKFHLWGFHPDHGGDAATGVLKSADFVLGGDGQIDFLTSGGADEQLLYVALVDAETNEILMKATGHNGEAYRRVRWDASEFIGRKLYIQVVDKHTGGWGHINLDDVNVPVELEGK; this is encoded by the coding sequence ATGATTAGAAAACTAAAGTGGAAAAAGGTTTTCTCAGTGCTTTTAATTTTAGTACTTATGTATCAATCATTTATACCATTTTCAGTGCCTGTTCACTCAGCTTCCCTACCAGTAGTGAAAGATGAAATCTACCGTCCAGGGTATCATTTTACTCCAGAGAAAAATTGGATGAACGATCCTAATGGTATGGTTTATTACAATGGGGAGTATCATTTGTTTTATCAGCATAATCCTACTGATAAAGTATGGGGGCCGATGTATTGGGGTCATGCAATTAGTAAAGATCTCGTAAACTGGGAGCACTATCCAATATCGGTTTATCCAGATGAAAATGGGTTTGCATGGTCTGGGAGTGCGGTGGTGGATTATGAAAATACATCTGGTTTAGGAACAAAAGAAAATCCACCCATGGTTGCTCTATATACGAGTGAACTTGGCGGCGATAATCAACATGTGAGTGTTTCTTATAGTGGAGATAGCGGAAGAACATGGTCCACGCTTGAACAAAATCCAATCATCTCCATGCCGAATGAGTTAAAAGCAAGTAATGGAGGATCAGGTGTGTTCCGAGATCCAAAGGTATTTTGGCATGAACAAACGAAGCAATGGATGTTTGTCATCACTAGTGGAAAGCGCATCGATATTTACTCATCAACTAATCTATTAGACTGGAAAAAGGTAAGCGAATTTTCAGATCCTAAAGCAGCAGAACTTGGTCTTTGGGAATGTCCAGATTTATTCGAGTTGCCCCTGTATGATACGAATGGAAACCAAACAGGTTCGAAATGGGTGCTAACGGTAAGTATAAATCCAACACCAACGGGTGGAACAGGGATGCACTATTATGTGGGGGAATTTAATGGTACAACATTTACTCCAGATGACAACTCCAAACCATTAAATTGGGCAGATTACGGGGCCGATTTTTACGCAGCAGTTACATGGAGTAACACTGTTGAGCAGCCAGAAGATGGTCGAAGAATCTGGTTAGGCTGGATGAATAATCCTGCACAATACGCAGGGCAAATTCCAACTTCCACCTGGAGAGGTGCCACAACTGTGCCGCGTGAGCTTTCATTAGTGGAAACAAATGAAGGGGTTAGATTAAAGCAGCAACCAGTCAAGGAATTAATTAGTTTACGAGATACAGCGAATGAAGTGAAAATCGCGAATCAAAAATTTTCAACTATAAATGTATTAGAAAATGTAACCGCTGATATGTTTGAGCTTGAAGCTGAGTTTAACCTGAATGAAACATCAGCATCTGAGTTTGGATTTCAAGTACGTAAAGGGGACAATGAAGGAACTACCATTTCCTATCAAGTGGCAGACGGAAAATTATCAGTAAACCGGACACAATCAGGAGAGACCGATTTTCATAAGGATTTTCCTTCCATTCAGTATACGAATCTAACAGTAAATGATGGAATCTTACACGTAAAACTGTTAGTTGACCGTTCTTCGGTTGAGGTGTTTGCAGAAGAAGGAACCGCCGTGTTTACGAATCAAATCTTCCCGAGTGAAACAAGCAAAAAAATTGAATTATATGCAAAAGACGGAGAGGTATCATTACGTTCCTTATCCTTCTATCCATTAAAAGAAGCATCATTTACGAAATTTGTAGAAGACGTGGATGTAGAAAACCTTCCAAATACGATTGAAAATCCTAATTTTGAAACAGGTGATTTAACTGGCTGGACAACAACGGGCTCGGCGTTTAGGGCACCTGTCTCCGATGTGAAAAGCTTTTGGGGTGGGCCATTTGAGCATGAAGGTATCTATCATTCATGGGGATTCCTCGGAGCGAAGAGTGATGATAAATCAGATTTACGAACCGGTGTAATGAAGTCTAGCAATTTTGTGCTGGAAGGAAATGGAGTTATTGACTTTTTAGTAGGTGGAGGTCAGGACCTAAATACCCTGTATGTAGCACTAGTAAATGCTTCAACCGGTGAAGAGCTGATGAAGGCGACAGGAGCAAATACAGAAAAATACCGGCGAGTCAAGTGGGATGCTTCCGAGTACTTGGGAGAAGCACTCTTTATAAAAGTAGTAGATTATCATTCTGGTGGTTTTGGTCATATCAATGTGGATGATTTTCATGTTTTTAACGAAGACGTAGGAAAGCAAGATGATCTCATTAACCCTGGCTTTGAAACAGGAGATTTAACTGGATGGACAGCAGAAGGAAATGCATTCAATGGAACGGTAACTGACCAAGCCACTTATTGGGATACACAAATTCCGTTTGAACATCAAGGGAAGTATCATCTATGGGGCTTTAACGGTGCGGATCCCAATGGAGCGGATCAAAGAACTGGAACCCTCACTTCTAATATCTTTGAACTATCAGGAAATGGTGACGTCTCTTTCCTAGTAGGAGGGGGAGATGAGATGGATGGGGAGAAAAAGTACGATTTATATGTTGCCTTGGTTCGTGCTTCCGATGGAAAAGAGTTGTTCAAAGCAACAGGACCTGAATCAGAGTCATATAAACGTGTTACCTGGAAGGCTTCGGAATATGTAGGTGAAAAAGTATATATCAAAGTGGTCGATCAACATATAGGAGGGTTTGGACATCTGAATGTGGATGATTTTCAAGTGAAAGGTCGCGGGATGTTAAGTCACTGGAGTTTTGATGAACAAAAGGGCCATACCGCTCTTGAATCAGTCAAAAACGAACAGCTAAAGGTAGAATATGTTTTTAATGAAGCAAAGTATAAGCCTTCTACCGATCCGCTTTGGAGAAAAGGGGTCGTGGGTCAGGCACTTCTATTTGATGGCTATTCCACTTATATCAATCAACCTATTAAAAAGGCAGCACAGCCAAGTGATGCATTGACAATAGAAGCATGGGTAGCACCACGATCGTATGAATGGGGAGATCTTGGTCAGCTGTCAGCGATTGTTAATCAGCACAATAAAGCTCAAGGCGAAGGCTATATTTTAGGAATGGGTCGACATGGAAAATGGTCATTCCAAGCCGGGATGAATGGCGAATGGAAAGAAGTGTGGGCAAAAGAAGACAAACCGCTTGAAAAAGATCAGTGGTCCTATATTGTAGCCACTTTTGACCAAGATGAAAAAAAGATGAAGTTATTTTTAAATGGTGACCTGGTTGGGGAAGTAGATACTCCTAGAAATGCCACGATTACAGCGACCGAGAATAATCTTTTAATTGGTAAGCATAATTCAGCCGCCGTATTAAGCTCGTTTACAGCAAATATGTTTAACGGGATGATTGATGATCTGAAAATCTACAATAAAGCATTATCTGAAGAGGAGATTAAAAGCCACTATCAACAAGTGATTACAAGCCATGAAAATGAACAGTTACCTCTTCCGGATTTATCTTTTGACCGCAGTGTGTATGATGGGGATCGCTATCGCCCACAATATCATTTTCTCTCACCAGGTCACTGGATGAATGAACCTCATGCGCCGTTTTATTATAACGGAAAATATCATCTCTTCTATCAGCATAATCCTCAAGGACCTTATTGGCATCAAATCCATTGGGGTCACGCGGTAAGTGATGATATGGTTCATTGGGAAGATGCGCCAGTTGCGTTAGCTCCATCAGGTGTGTCACCAGACGGAGTATGGTCTGGCTCTGCAAGCTTTGATGAAAATGGAGAGCCGGTGTTATTTTTTACAGCGGGAGATGACAGTAAAACACCGAACCAAATGACAGGTTTGGCGAAACCGATGGATGTCCAAGATCCAATGCTGAAGATGTGGGATATGTTAGAACATCCGGTTACAGTTCAAGCACCTGATCTTCCAGCAGAGGAAGGGAAGGTAATGTATGGTCAGTTCCGTGATCCATTTGTCTGGCAAGATGGTGATACTTGGTATCAAATTGTTGGTTCGGGTATTGAGAATGTTGGTGGATCCGCACTCCTTTACACTTCAAAAGACCTGGAAAATTGGGAGTATAACGGTCCATTCTTTACAGGGAATTCCAAAGCCTATCCAAAAACTGGAGATGTATGGGAATTACCAGTGTTTTTACCTATTGGGAAGGATGCAAACGGAGAACAAAAGTATGCGTTTTTTATCAATCCTTGGTTTAAGAGCTATAGTGAACATAATGTAAAATACGTGTTCCATTGGGTGGGCTCATGGGATAAAGAAAAGAATAAATTTATCCCAGACCATGAGGAGCCGAAACTATTTGATTACGGTGTTCATTTTACTGGACCAAGTGGAATGATTGATGATAAAGGACGTTCGATCCTATTTAGTATTGCTCAAGACCGAAGAACGGACCAGGAGCATTATGATGCAGGTTGGGCACATAACGCTGGTTTACCATTAGAATTGTCTCTATTAAAGAATGGAGAGCTTGGTGTTGAGCCGATTAAAGAATTAGAAACTCTCCGAGGCAAACAACTGATTAATATTAGAAATTCGAGTCTATCAAAGGCAAATAAGAAGCTTGAGAAAGTGAAAGGAGATATGTTAGAAATCATCCTTGAAATTAAAGCAAAATCGGATGAGAAATATGGTATTAAAGTTCGTCAATCAGGAGATTCATCAGAAGAAGTCAACCTCTATTTTGACGAAACAAACGAGCAATTTGGAGTAGACGCTAGCAAAATGAGTGTAGACCCTGATGTTGCGAAAACTAGCAGTTCTGGAACTCTTTCCACAGAAGGAGAAAATGTGAAGCTTCATATTTTCCTAGACCGATCGATGATTGAAACGTATGCGAATGGGCAAAAAAGCATTACCACAAGAGCCTACCCAACAAAAGCGGATGCATTAGGACTTGAACTTTGGAGTAAGAACGGAAAGGCAAATATTGTCTCAATGAAAGTATATGAGATGGGATCTGCCTATAGTGACACAGTCGTACAAGCGTATTATGGGGATGATACCCCTAAAGAGGAAATTCCACATGGCGAATTAATGAATCATGACTTTCAAACAGGAGATTTAACCGGATGGACGATTGTAGAAGGAAATACTTTTACAAATGACCATGTGACCAATAAGAACGATTGGGGATGGGGGGGTCCTTTCGGTCAGGCAACAACTTCGACTGACCCCAATAAATTTCATCTATGGGGATTTCATCCTGATCACGGGGGAGATGCGGCAACGGGTGTGTTGAAATCTGCAGACTTTGTCCTCGGAGGAGATGGTCAAATTGACTTCTTAACTTCAGGTGGAGCAGATGAACAGCTTCTATATGTAGCACTTGTTGACGCAGAAACGAACGAAATATTAATGAAAGCAACTGGCCATAACGGCGAAGCCTACAGAAGAGTTAGATGGGACGCTTCAGAGTTTATCGGTAGAAAGCTGTATATTCAAGTTGTTGATAAACATACAGGAGGATGGGGGCATATTAATCTAGATGATGTGAATGTTCCAGTGGAGCTGGAGGGGAAGTAG